The segment TCAGGCATACCAATTAGGGAACGGTGCAATCCTGTGGGATATCCTGCTTTAACAAGGTCAAATTCCCGGTCCTGTATGGCAAGCCAAGCTATCATATCATAGCACGGTGGGAACGTCACTTCAATCACGTTTTCAGACGAGATAAGTAGTATTAAATGgacataaagacattttaatgatttCTAGACACCACTAACTTTGTTTATGTTGTGTAGATATAATTTAATTCTAGCTTGTAAGGACGTTTTTTTATATAGTAATCTAGATTGAATGTAGAAACCCGGTTTCTACATGCACCGTTTAAAAAGACACAGCCCATGGTGAGGCATGATTTTCTCATCGTGGCTCTTGGCTGTGGAACAGGCTTCCTGACCTAAGGGCACCTAAAAccattaatgtttttaaacGCAAACGGCTGCTCTTCTGGGTTTAGCATCCAGCTGATCTTTAGTAATGAAAATTGACTacctgttaatttattttttgagtcAATCTggtctttattgttattgtatTTTAGTCTGGCTTTgcgttgatttaaaataaattattttaattatagtTATTCCTCTTATTTAATTGCTGTGAATAAAGAATTTGCATACTAGTTATTCTAATTAAATGACAATTTTAGTCCACTTCTTGattatttacttactttttattattactgttattGTTATTGATTTTATCCTCTGTCAAGCACTTTGTGTTGCCATCATTATGTCTGAGAAgcgttttataaataaagactaATGGATTGATTGACAAAACCTTTTTTGCCTTACTATCTGAAATTAAATCTTGCTTAGAGGTCTTTTGTTGCAGGTTTGTTAGAATTACCATAACTATTTCTATTAGCTAAAGTCTAGAATGACAGATTTCTGTTGCTAGCTTAGATCCCTGTGGTATTTGGTAGCCTTGCTACACATTATGTCTGCTTGGCTTTTAACTCAGTTTGAGAAgttggtttttatttatatatataattattaatattatttgtatcttttttattagttttatatttctgtattttatttgtttttattggtgtacagcactttggtcaacagtgttgtttttaaagtgctttataaataaagttgtattgtactgtattgtattgtattgtattgtattgtattgtatttccTTGTAGGCTGTATGACTTGGGTCAAAGTAGCTTACCTAGCATAGCCTGCTTGCACAGCTTAGTTTTGCTTAGCTTATTTCGTTATGTCCATGGTCTTTGTCAATTGATTAAAACTTCCATGTGCAAAACAAAACCTAAAGAATGTTAACTTGGAATAGGATAAATAAATTAGCACTATAAAGTTAATGCACAAGCAGAGATTCCATTCCATTATTTTTCTTGgttacatattattttattttatcataatactttttttcagtcaagtattttttttaagcctgtTACTTTAAAAATAGTTTCTTACCCTGTTGTCTTTTTTAAGTATACTCCATGGGTTCTTTGTCCAGCTTGTTTAGCTGTGATCACCTGGATCGTGTTAGTCTTTGTCTATTTTTAGGATTATTGGTTCATAGATAAGGAAGTCAAGTTGATTTTAGCTATtcagcacctttcacagataaCAATTGCAAATGGGTTCATAAAGAAGACCATAAAACATGATTATAAAGGggaaatttaattgaatttcaaaactaattaaatgacagataattaaaaacaaacatgcagtaATATTTTAGAAGCTCCAGCTTCCCTATGACAGGATTAAGTGGGtctaaaaaaacactaaatgatGAATAAATTATTCTTATTTCCTGGTTTATTTCCTCTTAGGTTTTTCCCTTGAAAACATGACATCCATTATGTGTTTCCCTTAGACTAGTTTGCTTTCATAGAATTTGCTTGCCACACATTTTACCTTCAGTTTACTCTGAACAGTCAGTGTCTTtagtaatgtaatgtaatgtaatgtaatagtaatatcatatttattgtcattgaaacatacattacaacgaaaaatgttctctgctttttttagcgcatcacccttggggagcagtggggcgcccggggagcaatctggctccccgggcgccacacacacacacacacacacacacacacacacacacacacacacacacacacacacacacacacacacacacacacacacacacacacacacacacacacacacacacacacatatatatagaaCCATGTATGGAATAACCTTTTGCAATAATACtgttagaaaatgtttaaatttcctttgtATTCTAGCTCCACATCCCTCTGAGGCTGCTTTGTGGCGGTCTCCTTTTCACCTGCAACGCTGTGATGTGGACCTTCCTCGCCAAAGCACTCAGGtactcctcttcctccacccGAACCACTGTGACCACCACTGCCTCCAACTTCGTATCTTCCGTAAGTAGAAACATGCACAGTTTTCTCCTTTTCATCCCATTAGTTTAACCACTTTTTACTGTTGGGGATAAAATAGATTTAAAGGAATAATTTCTCTCTATATAAGCCACCGTATTATTGGAAGTAGGCCAGACTATATTATAAATTAGCTCTCTATTTATTACTTGCTGgttgtttattaattttgttttcagtttaaatcttgtgaaaaaaatgtgtttgtttttccccccctcccatTCTAGGCTTTCCTGGGCCAGCTGATCTTTGGGGAACCCCAGATAACACTGTGGTGGGTCGGGATCTCTTTGACCTTTTCAGGTCTGTTGGTACTGCAGAGGATTTCACCACAGGACAGGCATCAGACTGCAGTCACGACAAAGGACGATTAGCACGTTCTCTCCACTAGCTGGCTGTGCTGTGTTCAGGCTGACACCTGCTCTGCTTTTAACAAAAgccaaagacaaataaaatccGAAAGCAACGGTTTTATTCAACCAATTTGCTCTTTAACTGCAGCCCAGGTGCATAATTCAAAAAGCTGCAATCCTTCAGTGAAAGAACAAGAGGTCTTCCAGTCatggcatttaaaataaaccaatCCCCTTTGTCTAATGTTTTAAGATATGTTTGCCGTTAAAGGATCCACTTATATAGCACAGCTACACTCTGGCTTGTGGAGATAAACACATGCCATAAAACTGATGCCTGGTTCCAGCTTCTTGCAAGCTCTTAAATCATTCTGTGAACAGGTTCacaatgagagagagagaggattaTTTTAGCTTTACATCTTTTGCTGTATAATCAGACAACTATAGCACAAAAATCACGAGGTAAAAAAGGATGGGACAGAaatataaagacaaaaacaaataatggaatgtctttgaaaaaaaaagatttgaaataCTCCACAGTTGGGTTGGGTGTCAGAGGTTGATATCATTCTCATGTTTGTGGAATAAACAGTAAGATATTGTCAGTAGCTAACACAACGCTGCAGTCCATTTACTTTCCAGAACTAAAACTTCAGACAAAATCAACAGGAAGAgcctttaaaattaaaaatcaaagtTGAAAATTTGGTGGCTTCTCACATTGTACTGCCTCAAAATCCAATACAGTTGCCACATATTCAGAGGGCATATGTCATCATTTCAtttacaacttttatttttcagctgtcgCCACATCAGTAGTTCATCATGGCAATTTGTATGTTCATGTCttaaattgtaaaatgtttttaaaaatgaccaCATAGCAGCTGAAAACCTAGCAGAAAGTTGATAAAGAGTGATGGCATTATGCTTTTAATGCCAAACTCTGTCATTAGTGCAAAACACAGCGGCCGTCCAAGAAGAAAATAATGTTAGCAAAGTCTCCGGCTCAAATTTGAGTTCATAAAGGGATTCATCCAGGCAGGAGGAAGTCAGAAGAAATGTTTTATGATAGCTTGAAGACCTGACGGACCGGCTTTGGAAGGGAAGACATGCATTCTTGTTTTGAAAACAAACGTGGCTACCAAGGCTTTTTTGTCATCCAACAGTATTTTCAAGATTATGTTATATTTCTGTTTcatgctttattattttatggtgTTATGGCCCTAATTATGATATATTTACtttcaaaaactgtaaatggaaTTCCAAAAGTTTCTATCTCCAATCAGTCACGCACAGTACTGTACGACCTCTCTTGGTTAACATGTTACTACAGTGTTCGAGCAACAGGAATACACACCTCATAGTTACCTTATTATGATGTAATTAAAAATTagacttaaaaaaattacagtcCTTTTAATTTCTGCTAGTCACTGAAAGCTATTTAAATTGATTcatgcaaataaaacatttggctGTTTAATCACCTCTCCTGTGACATTTAATATGGCCACAGAAATGTCAGTGATATCACTGTTTTCATTAGTCAAAAATAAGTGCATTTTTGTTGAATTTGGACCTATATTTTTGGAGGTAAAGGCCActggttttgtaaaaaaaaaaaaaaagaaagaaaaaaagaagaaaaaaaactgtgaggTCATACTTTGGCTTATGGACTGATGTTTTTGACGTGTGATGCTCAGCATCAGTGAGCATCGGTGATTTAAAAATCAAAGGTCTTATGCAGCAGTCGctttataaacatataaatattttttaaattaagtgtGGGTCACAAAGTATACCTTCCGAAAACACTGCAGTATTTACTATAAATTATTCTTAAAATAAGGCCTTAAtttaagaaacacaaacaaagctAACAAGCACTGTGCTGCTTTTATAAATTGTGAGAGCTCAGTGCTATAATATCTTAAAGGCAATCAATTAAAACTGTACAATGTGAGACGAAAGAAATACTTGCTTGTACAATTTAGTGCtagagcagaaaaaaatgacatgcGTCAAACAGCGATCTTGGTCCAAAACGGAATGAAAAATAAGAGCTAATTTTAGTGAGTGAAAAATTTGGGACACACGTTTTGTTTGACTTCTAACATATCAGTGTTGTTCTAGGTAATTGTGGTCAGTAGCAAAACGTGCACAAGATTTATTTCCTGCTTCATAAGCGTAGCAGTTTGTTTTCTACATCGAAAATAGGAATGGCCAGTGTCTCCGCTGTTCTCTGCGCAACTCTACCTACAACCAAACATTGCTTAGCCACAGCACACAGAGCAGATCATATGACCCAAAAACAAAGGAGGCTGCAGCAACCAACACAGTCTCTCTATTACAGTAGAAGAAGTGAGAAACATTTAGATTGTCTGGGAAACAGCAGTTTTTTGAgtctaacaaaaaaatatgaccGCTGTAATGCCGTTTTGCAATTCGCACACATCATTGtaccatgatttaaaaaaaatcatggtaTATGGCCGCACAATATGCGGCCATATACCTTTCTTGCTAATGCTGTATGTGTGGCTGATATGAATTTAGACGTAATACCAACAACAGGAAACAggagttcattttatttaatgactATACCAGTTACTTAAAAAAGCCTTGATCGGTACGTCACCATTTACTTATTAAACCTAAAGGTTATGGCCGTCTTTTTTATACAGCATGTCCAGGAATGAGGTAACCCATTTAATAAGCATACATGTTATAGGAAGGTAAATGCTAAATCTTATATACCATCAACGTTACTGGCAGTGATCATTATCTCACAGCTGAGCAACCCCTTAATGCCTATACTTGTCCTTTAGCTACTGTGACGCTCACTGCATTCATTGTACGGCACTGTTTAAGGAAGGCCCGCCCCTGGCTAACAAAGTGCACTCTTATTCTTAGAAACTGATAACTGTTCTAATGTAGCGCTGCGAGgctttctctctgtgtttaCATTTTGCCATTTCTTTGTTGTTCTTACTTGAATCTCAGTTTCTGCACATGACTGTGAAACGTACTGTGTGTTGATTCTAAGGCAGCTGCTGCACGTCAGCCACATGACGTTTGTGCACGTTTTTCTCCCCCCCCGAAATGCTGAATAAATCACACCAAAGCATCCTCGAGCATCAATCAGCATCAGAGCGACATACCTGTGAATTATTTAAACTCAACGGGGGTCCGGCGTCAGCTTCTTTAATCACCTGTTTGCTAATTTATATTATGAACAACGCTCTTTAGCAtataaattctgttttttttttgttttgttttttttacttagtagAATTGAGTATTTCCTTTGACATCTTAAGGTTATAAAACTTGACAACTGCAGG is part of the Fundulus heteroclitus isolate FHET01 chromosome 13, MU-UCD_Fhet_4.1, whole genome shotgun sequence genome and harbors:
- the LOC105931655 gene encoding transmembrane protein 42 produces the protein MFPGVFYALLAGFLGAVASSSAKLSLGADYLKGVCETGLRTWGEQRKFRHADETTACDRLHIPLRLLCGGLLFTCNAVMWTFLAKALRYSSSSTRTTVTTTASNFVSSAFLGQLIFGEPQITLWWVGISLTFSGLLVLQRISPQDRHQTAVTTKDD